Proteins from one Cyprinus carpio isolate SPL01 chromosome B15, ASM1834038v1, whole genome shotgun sequence genomic window:
- the LOC109053554 gene encoding P2Y purinoceptor 12-like, whose protein sequence is MELPTALARLTDSNQTVKNESSEACSRDNFLKIIVLPLLYTVLFILGLSLNGLAAWVFLRIPSKSHFIIYLKNIVVADIIMTLTFPFKILTDAELASVSGRVFVCRVSAVVFYMTMYISILFFGLISIDRCRKTMWPFVGTSHRHLLYRKILSGFIWMSLLALSLPNIILTSRPSTSDHIKCSDLKTEMGLKWHELVNYVCQVIFWGNLVTVIVCYTLISKELYKSYARTQAQHQATPGTNTPQKNIQANVFLVLAVFIVCFVPFHFARVPYTISQTHESTQNCQQKLFLFQLKESTQWLSSLNSVLDPLIYFFLCKSFRSSLFNTMCLSPGRCRALRELGTDSPSPSQM, encoded by the coding sequence ATGGAGCTCCCGACAGCGCTGGCTCGCCTCACTGACTCCAACCAGACCGTCAAGAATGAGTCATCTGAGGCCTGTTCACGAGATAATTTTCTGAAGATCATCGTGTTGCCTCTTCTCTACACTGTCCTCTTCATCCTGGGTCTGTCACTGAACGGCCTGGCAGCATGGGTGTTCCTCCGAATCCCTAGTAAATCTCACTTCATCATCTATCTGAAGAACATCGTGGTGGCCGACATTATCATGACCCTCACCTTCCCCTTCAAGATCCTCACCGATGCGGAGCTGGCATCTGTCAGCGGGCGTGTGTTCGTCTGCCGCGTGTCAGCCGTGGTCTTCTACATGACTATGTACATCAGCATCCTCTTCTTTGGCTTGATCAGCATCGACCGCTGCAGAAAGACCATGTGGCCCTTTGTGGGCACCAGCCATAGACACCTGCTATACAGAAAGATCCTCTCGGGCTTCATATGGATGTCGCTCTTGGCTCTTTCTCTGCCCAACATAATCCTGACGAGCCGTCCCAGCACTTCTGACCACATTAAATGCAGTGACCTCAAGACAGAGATGGGACTGAAGTGGCACGAGCTGGTCAACTACGTGTGCCAGGTGATCTTTTGGGGGAACCTCGTGACTGTGATAGTATGCTACACGCTCATCTCGAAAGAGCTCTACAAGTCTTACGCCCGCACACAAGCTCAACACCAGGCAACGCCAGGAACGAACACCCCTCAGAAGAACATTCAAGCCAACGTGTTCCTGGTGTTGGCGGTCTTCATTGTTTGCTTCGTTCCCTTCCACTTCGCCCGAGTGCCGTACACCATCAGCCAGACACATGAAAGCACGCAAAATTGCCAGCAGAAGCTGTTTCTCTTCCAGCTGAAGGAGAGCACGCAGTGGCTTTCCTCCCTTAACTCTGTGCTGGATCCTCTCATCTACTTCTTCCTCTGTAAGTCGTTCAGGAGCTCGCTGTTTAACACTATGTGTCTGTCTCCAGGCCGCTGCAGGGCGCTCAGGGAGCTCGGGACAGACTCGCCCAGCCCTTCTCAGATGTGA
- the igsf10 gene encoding immunoglobulin superfamily member 10, giving the protein MINGNLSLSKMEKKQTSFFKMCGPTAESCLLWRFMVLLCVLANITHRSSGCPKSCVCYAPSEVHCTFRYLSEIPRDIQPAVERINLGYNSLSTLEVNSLSGLKNLELLMLHSNIIKTVEDGSFHDLTSLQVLKMSYNRIEKLNKDTFRGLDNVVRLHIDHNHITFIHPESFYGLKMLQLINLEGNLLQQLHPDTFISLRFSQILKWSSLKTIYLSDNALTTLPATIFSGCNKIENLFLSGNPWSCDCRMGWLEQWLEKHPGVLKCKRDRKFLKEQCPICEFPINLRGSSIAHLQRDSYTCSRPWIHPHLKQNNFTLDDGGYTSVSPKDFVEPIGMLEMNITDHFHNYAWIACVVQRPTVMENLTANFGPNGKDLTALSAIISTSLVCNIDYDNIHQIWNILAMYSESPMRLEREVLLSMQPGTVYTYKQVASTEDDIFTEIKAKIKANHEWLMQSTVLLQLDRITTTFPNLTIKYLSNVQIDVDSSKDIGDRYGWAMIRTDNQTKTEYSVLAGGVIELNCQTFGDPKPNIEWILPDGSRLRAPYNSEDQRILVAYDGRLTFKSVEISDTGVYHCITTNFLDADVLAFRVTVLPRNIEEQEINGIRISHTLGQNLRLDCASASSPEASVQWILPDHTILDKSYGNRKLYRNGTLVIHGLTSQDKGFYRCLVGNFLGADLLASHITVHGDMSNSTELKESGDHVVQIIKDSQKLGSRYRSHRVSEESRSITSGRPYTWLQSRFHKVPTGRKGNRRNSGRVFNKKYQKEDATFIDMSQIKRANKKTISLEVSKTPSDDNDATSGDGISEDEFIVMTTSQTLEHSTIKIKDAKIPETYKTGNSGFIEVKHDSTSNMLKANEKTNLVTTTSHSHTQTPATPIIATYTLSDYGTQRDETTLNTTKSAYILSHSDGKKKYEKTTNRPSEAAEHLFSGDSEEVTTGTPPLYNFQGPNVTYLEPKSQAIFTAVTTTKEDQEKITFQTTQRIKSELLPGSTIISKHQIQIVPSKKMRSGKKGNFHGRRRIIRPSKITDMQSLLNRFKNLSINKEENLTFSHTVDKITVCGDGKRVTSRVSTDKCKTSVDQSLVNHTARFHMSSSFLRVTEKPVITTRLSGSEKIYAVTDSQMSATIVPTISEDSSDSKGYFNSVEKELTFTTTSTMTVSSKITQEKIQWHRQFGNKGEMKETLNKHQASNSFTLSTNKEQRASASTEEPYKATTTVPTTELKRTLMIVSPPMTRENDNIPETSFEDSSGSFSFIETNFSDNVITPSTKAEFFTFTAFRELSTTTQSMGVSQTLATPPTVGPKLKQDTVQNKSSGSLTGLWRKQKPGYHRRGSRRRRPIKKTTTKSPVISVTKIADTPATTKSTTTASQTKHSGAILRPLYTPLEEPERSPSPDSTGSGEEWRDSNMFSTTSFPEVITLTTKPTTASDKPQSRTVTSGTMTSLTSYTFTPFPHGSSTVNLNTFDHSTRYDTSSLRDYSITFKPRINGGKAASFTVLSNSDAFLPCEATGNPEPIISWNRFSSTTGNMLTIKGKLGKFEVLKNGTLFIQKANIRDQGQYICFAQNEYGSDKLVVTLSVVAYPTRILEKKIRDIKVLAGKTVHLECRTEGRPVPIVSWILPNHTEVKGSITEPGRVTVTKMGTLTIQDVSVLDSGHYKCIASNPAGTDTATVRLQVVATPPAILEEKRQLVRADIGQNLFLACSTYGDPRPTTHWVLHDGTIVQPLTYSHTKVSVFGNGTLYLRDIQITESGKYECIATSSTGSERRVVTLSVKRTETAPQITETSQQRTDVIYGGRLHLNCSAVGDPKPQIIWRLPSKALVDQSHRMGSRIKVLENGTLTIESVNEKDAGDFLCVARNKVGDDVQLLRVSVSMKPARIEPNVFSRRQVPYGNDLKVDCVAAGVPMPEISWGLPDGTLVNSALQADGTEDDQFKRYTLFNNGTLYLNEVGSDEEGDYTCYAENKLGKDKMHVHISVVTAVPHIQHPNLSYAKVKPGGNVRFDCKAIGEPKPKVFWMLPSKDMIAASNERYLVHANGSLDIRNVKLADAGEYVCMARNAAGEENKVYKLDIDGNPPIINGFNQNRTVMKDTAVKYTRKLIDCKAEGYPVPKITWIMPDNIFITAPYYGSRINVHSNGTLEIRNVRPSDSAEFICMAQNDGGEAVMLVQLEVTDKLRRPIFNNPFNERVVTRVGRTAVLNCSADGQPIPEITWTLPNRTRLSGTPGFKGSRYHLGTDGTFVIYNSSIEDTGKYRCAAKNKVGYIEKLVIFEVIQKPYILTRPKGIIQGISGQSLFLHCLTDGIQPRISWTTPGGFVLARPQASGRFHLMDNGTLVVHETIIHDRGNYVCRAKNDAGEAVLSVPVVIVAYPPQITNGPPPTVRGVAGVPVHLKCVANGVPTPQITWELPDRSILSTGKERPLDSEVLHAQGTLIIRKPTGAHSGAYKCIAFNYLGRDTRATYMTVI; this is encoded by the exons ATGATTAATGGCAACTTAAGCTTGTCAAAAATGGAGAAGAAACAGACCTCCTTTTTCAAAATGTGTGGACCGACAGCAGAGTCATGTCTGTTGTGGAGATTCATGGTACTACTGTGTGTTTTGGCCAATATAACACACAGGAGCAGCGGCTGCCCCAAATCATGCGTATGCTACGCTCCGTCAGAAGTGCACTGCACATTCCGATACCTGAGTGAAATACCCAGGGACATTCAGCCAGCTGTTGAAAGAATTAACCTGGG GTACAACAGTTTATCAACTCTTGAAGTGAACAGCCTCTCTGGACTAAAAAACCTGGAGCTGTTAATGCTGCACAGTAATATTATCAAGACTGTTGAGGACGGCTCGTTCCATGACCTCACATCTCTGCAG GTTCTGAAAATGAGTTATAACAGAATTGAGAAGCtcaacaaggacacatttagAGGCCTGGACAATGTTGTACGTCTTCATATAGACCATAATCACATTACCTTCATCCATCCAGAGAGTTTTTATGGATTAAAAATGCTGCAGTTGATCAACCTTGAGGGAAACCTGCTCCAACAGCTTCATCCAGACACTTTTATATCACTGCGGTTCAGCCAGATTTTGAAATGGTCATCTCTTAAGACTATTTACTTGTCAGACAATGCTTTAACCACATTGCCTGCAACTATATTTTCTGGCTGCAACAAGATAGAGAATCTATTCCTTAGTGGAAACCCCTGGTCATGTGATTGTCGGATGGGTTGGCTTGAACAATGGCTAGAAAAACACCCTG GTGTTCTAAAATGCAAAAGAGACAGGAAGTTTCTCAAAGAACAGTGTCCCATTTGTGAATTCCCAATTAACCTGAGAGGCAGCAGCATTGCGCATTTGCAAAGGGATAGCTACACATGCAGCAGACCTTGGATACATCCTCACTTGAAACAGAACAATTTTACCTTGGATGATGGTGGCTATACCTCAGTGTCTCCTAAAGATTTTGTTGAACCCATTGGCATGTTGGAAATGAACATCACAGATCATTTCCACAACTATGCCTGGATAGCATGTGTTGTGCAGCGACCTACAGTAATGGAAAACTTAACTGCAAACTTTGGACCGAATGGAAAAGATTTAACTGCCCTGAGTGCGATCATTTCTACATCGCTGGTCTGCAACATTGATTATGATAATATACACCAGATTTGGAATATTTTGGCTATGTATAGTGAGTCCCCTATGAGACTTGAGCGAGAAGTACTACTTTCTATGCAACCAGGTACAGTTTACACATACAAGCAAGTAGCATCAACAGAAGAtgatatttttacagaaattaaagcaaaaattaaagCCAATCATGAATGGTTAATGCAAAGTACAGTCCTACTACAGCTGGACCGCATCACAACAACATTTCCAAACCTTACTATCAAGTATTTATCCAATGTTCAAATAGATGTTGACAGCAGCAAGGATATAGGAGACCGGTATGGCTGGGCAATGATTAGAACTGACAATCAGACCAAGACTGAATACTCAGTCCTTGCTGGTGGAGTGATTGAATTGAACTGCCAGACATTTGGGGATCCTAAACCCAATATAGAGTGGATTCTACCAGATGGAAGTAGGTTACGTGCACCATACAACAGTGAAGATCAAAGGATATTAGTAGCTTATGATGGAAGACTTACTTTCAAATCTGTTGAAATCTCAGACACAGGTGTCTATCATTGCATTACAACTAACTTCCTGGATGCAGATGTTCTTGCATTTAGGGTCACTGTGCTTCCCCGGAATATTGAAGAACAAGAGATTAATGGGATCCGAATCTCTCATACCCTTGGCCAGAACTTGCGTCTTGATTGTGCATCAGCCAGCAGTCCTGAGGCTTCTGTTCAGTGGATACTTCCTGACCACACAATTTTAGACAAGTCCTATGGCAACAGAAAGCTCTACAGAAATGGCACTTTGGTAATACATGGACTGACATCCCAAGACAAAGGATTTTACAGATGCTTAGTTGGAAATTTTCTGGGAGCAGATTTGCTAGCTTCTCACATAACTGTTCATGGTGATATGTCAAATAGCACAGAGCTAAAAGAATCTGGTGATCATGTTGTACAAATTATAAAAGATAGCCAGAAACTTGGAAGCAGGTATCGCTCTCACAGGGTTAGTGAAGAGTCAAGAAGCATAACCTCAGGCAGACCATACACTTGGCTACAGTCCAGGTTTCATAAAGTTCCCACTGGCAGAAAAGGAAATAGAAGGAACTCTGGAAGAgtctttaataaaaagtaccagaaAGAAGATGCCACTTTCATCGATATGTCTCAAattaaaagagcaaataaaaagacaataagTTTAGAGGTGTCTAAAACACCCTCTGATGACAATGATGCAACCTCAGGGGATGGTATATCTGAAGATGAATTTATTGTAATGACAACTAGTCAAACACTTGAGCATAGCACCATTAAAATCAAAGATGCTAAAATCCCAGAGACTTACAAAACTGGCAACAGTggtttcattgaagtaaaacatgATAGCACTAGTAACATGTTAAAAGCAAATGAGAAAACAAATTTGGTTACAACGACATCACATTCTCATACTCAGACACCTGCTACCCCAATAATTGCCACTTATACTTTGAGTGATTATGGGACTCAAAGAGATGAGACAACCCTGAATACAACCAAGTCAGCTTACATATTAAGTCACagtgatggtaaaaaaaaatatgagaaaacaacaaacagaccATCAGAAGCTGCAGAGCATCTCTTCTCTGGGGATTCAGAAGAGGTTACTACTGGAACACCACCTCTTTACAACTTCCAGGGCCCAAATGTCACCTATTTGGAACCTAAGAGTCAGGCCATATTCACAGCGGTCACCACAACCAAGGAAGACCAAGAAAAGATCACATTTCAGACCACTCAAAGAATCAAGTCAGAGCTCCTTCCTGGGTCCACCATCATCTCCAAACACCAAATCCAAATTGTTCCCTCCAAAAAGATGCGATCAGGAAAGAAAGGTAATTTTCATGGCAGACGTAGGATCATTCGGCCCAGCAAAATTACAGACATGCAATCGTTACTCAATAGATTCAAAAACCTTTCTATAAACAAGGAAGAAAATCTCACATTTTCACACACTGTGGACAAAATCACAGTATGTGGCGATGGAAAAAGAGTTACATCTAGAGTGTCTACAGATAAATGCAAAACATCAGTGGATCAAAGCCTGGTCAACCATACAGCTAGGTTTCACATGTCATCTTCTTTTTTGAGAGTAACAGAAAAACCTGTCATAACAACTCGTTTGTCAGGCTCTGAAAAGATTTACGCTGTCACTGATTCACAAATGTCAGCAACTATTGTGCCCACCATTTCTGAGGATTCAAGTGATTCTAAAGGTTATTTTAATTCAGTAGAGAAAGAACTAACTTTTACAACCACATCCACAATGACAGTGTCTTCTAAAATCACACAGGAGAAGATTCAGTGGCATAGACAGTTTGGAAACAAGGGGGAAATGAAAGAAACCCTTAACAAGCATCAAGCTTCAAACTCATTTACACTGTCCACTAATAAGGAACAGAGGGCCTCAGCATCCACAGAAGAACCTTACAAGGCAACAACAACAGTACCTACTACAGAACTAAAGCGTACCCTTATGATTGTCTCTCCTCCAATGACAAGAGAAAATGACAATATTCCAGAGACATCATTTGAAGACTCATCAGGCTCTTTCTCTTTTATAGAAACAAATTTCTCAGACAATGTCATAACGCCATCTACAAAAGCTGAGTTTTTTACCTTTACAGCCTTCCGTGAGCTGTCCACAACCACACAGTCAATGGGAGTTTCTCAAACTCTAGCAACCCCACCAACGGTGGGACCTAAACTAAAGCAAGACACTGTTCAGAATAAGTCCTCAGGTTCTCTAACTGGATTGTGGAGAAAGCAAAAGCCTGGTTACCACAGGCGAGGCTCCAGAAGGAGAAggcccattaaaaaaacaaccacaaaatccCCAGTTATCAGTGTGACTAAAATTGCTGACACACCTGCCACCACCAAATCCACAACTACAGCTTCACAAACTAAGCACAGTGGTGCAATATTAAGGCCTTTGTATACACCCCTTGAAGAACCAGAGAGGTCTCCATCACCTGATAGTACTGGTTCAGGTGAGGAATGGAGGGACTCTAATATGTTTTCTACCACTAGTTTCCCAGAGGTCATTACTTTGACCACTAAACCCACTACAGCCTCTGATAAACCTCAGAGTAGAACAGTTACCTCAGGCACAATGACTAGTTTGACTTCATATACATTCACTCCATTTCCACACGGCAGTAGTACTGTCAATCTGAATACATTCGATCACTCTACAAGGTATGACACCTCATCTTTGAGGGACTATTCTATTACCTTCAAGCCAAGGATTAATGGTGGAAAAGCTGCCAGTTTTACTGTTCTGTCAAACTCTGATGCTTTCCTCCCCTGCGAGGCCACTGGCAACCCTGAGCCCATCATCAGCTGGAACCGATTCTCATCTACTACAG GTAATATGTTGACAATTAAAGGTAAACTGGGTAAATTTGAGGTTCTGAAGAATGGAACATTGTTCATCCAAAAAGCAAACATCAGAGACCAAGGACAGTACATATGTTTTGCCCAGAACGAGTATGGCTCTGACAAGCTTGTGGTTACATTGTCAGTTGTGGCCTATCCCACTCGGATACTGGAGAAAAAGATAAGAGATATCAAGGTTCTTGCTGGGAAAACCGTGCACTTGGAATGCAGGACAGAGGGCAGACCAGTGCCAATTGTGTCATGGATTCTACCTAATCACACCGAAGTTAAAGGTTCGATCACTGAGCCTGGCAGAGTAACAGTAACCAAAATGGGGACACTAACCATTCAAGATGTGTCTGTTTTAGATAGTGGACATTATAAGTGTATTGCAAGTAATCCAGCTGGTACTGACACAGCCACTGTTCGTCTTCAGGTGGTAGCAACACCACCTGCAATACTGGAAGAAAAACGGCAACTGGTGAGGGCTGATATTGGTCAGAATCTCTTTTTGGCATGTAGCACTTATGGTGACCCACGACCCACAACACACTGGGTCTTACATGATGGCACAATAGTACAGCCTCTAACTTACTCACACACTAAAGTTTCTGTTTTTGGAAATGGTACACTTTACCTGAGGGATATACAAATAACTGAAAGTGGAAAATATGAGTGTATTGCAACAAGCTCTACAGGATCAGAACGGCGTGTTGTTACTCTGTCTGTGAAGAGGACAGAAACTGCCCCTCAGATCACTGAGACATCACAACAAAGAACTGATGTGATATATGGTGGCCGTCTTCATTTGAACTGCTCTGCAGTTGGGGACCCAAAACCTCAGATTATTTGGAGGCTTCCTTCCAAGGCTCTCGTGGACCAGTCACACAG AATGGGCAGCCGTATCAAAGTCCTGGAAAATGGTACCCTCACCATTGAATCAGTCAATGAAAAAGATGCTGGGGACTTCCTCTGTGTTGCACGCAACAAAGTTGGGGATGATGTACAGCTATTAAGAGTGTCAGTATCTATGAAACCAGCTCGGATTGAACCAAATGTCTTTAGCAGAAGGCAAGTGCCTTATGGCAATGACCTAAAAGTGGACTGTGTGGCTGCTGGTGTCCCCATGCCAGAAATATCTTGGGGACTTCCTGATGGTACCTTGGTGAATAGTGCCCTGCAAGCAGATGGAACAGAAGACGATCAGTTCAAACGGTACACCTTATTTAATAATGGAACACTGTACTTGAATGAAGTGGGTTCTGACGAGGAAGGTGATTACACATGTTATGCTGAAAACAAACTTGGTAAAGACAAGATGCATGTTCACATAAGTGTGGTAACTGCAGTGCCTCACATTCAGCACCCAAATCTCTCCTATGCCAAAGTGAAGCCCGGGGGAAATGTTCGCTTTGACTGTAAGGCTATAGGTGAGCCCAAGCCAAAGGTCTTTTGGATGCTTCCATCAAAAGACATGATTGCTGCATCTAATGAGCGTTACTTAGTGCATGCTAATGGTTCCCTTGATATACGAAATGTTAAATTAGCTGATGCTGGGGAGTATGTCTGCATGGCTCGTAATGCTGCAGGTGAGGAGAATAAAGTATATAAACTAGACATCGATGGAAACCCACCCATCATCAATGGCTTCAATCAAAATAGAACTGTGATGAAAGATACAGCAGTTAAATATACTAGAAAACTAATAGACTGCAAAGCTGAAGGGTATCCAGTACCAAAGATCACATGGATTATGCCTGACAATATATTTATTACCGCACCCTATTACGGGAGCAGGATTAATGTCCATAGCAATGGTACACTAGAGATCCGTAATGTTAGGCCATCAGATTCAGCAGAATTTATTTGTATGGCTCAGAATGATGGAGGTGAGGCAGTTATGTTGGTTCAACTAGAAGTGACCGACAAGCTCAGGAGGCCTATTTTCAACAACCCTTTTAATGAGAGAGTGGTGACTCGGGTGGGGAGAACTGCAGTATTAAACTGTTCTGCTGATGGGCAACCCATTCCTGAGATCACATGGACACTCCCCAATCGAACTCGGCTCAGTGGAACACCTGGGTTCAAGGGCTCAAGATATCACCTGGGTACGGACGGCACATTTGTTATTTATAACTCCAGCATAGAGGACACTGGTAAATACCGTTGTGCTGCAAAGAACAAAGTGGGCTATATTGAGAAACTGGTCATTTTTGAGGTGATTCAAAAGCCTTATATTCTAACACGGCCCAAGGGGATTATTCAAGGGATTTCTGGACAGTCCCTCTTCCTACATTGCTTGACCGATGGAATCCAGCCCAGGATTTCTTGGACCACACCAGGAGGTTTTGTTCTTGCACGTCCACAGGCGAGTGGACGTTTCCATTTAATGGACAATGGGACACTTGTTGTACATGAGACGATCATACATGATCGTGGGAACTACGTGTGCCGAGCAAAGAATGATGCTGGTGAGGCGGTGCTTTCAGTGCCTGTCGTAATTGTAGCATATCCACCCCAGATTACTAATGGCCCGCCACCAACTGTGAGAGGAGTGGCTGGAGTTCCTGTTCATCTTAAGTGTGTTGCTAATGGAGTGCCTACACCACAGATAACTTGGGAGCTACCTGATCGATCTATTCTTTCTACTGGAAAGGAAAGACCTCTGGACAGTGAGGTTCTCCACGCGCAAGGGACTCTTATAATACGAAAACCCACAGGAGCGCATTCTGGTGCATACAAGTGTATAGCCTTTAATTACCTGGGCAGAGATACCAGAGCAACATATATGACAGTAATATAA